The stretch of DNA ATCGCTTTCTATTTGAGCTAATGAGGCGGCTGTCCGGACGGCCGCCTCTCGCTTGAACTATCGGCATTATGCAAACTTCGATTCAAGCCGCTAAGGCGACTTTTGCATCGGAAATTGCCTTTGCCGGCAGTTCCCGCCGCCAATCTTCGCAGTAGATCCCAGGGCAGTTGCTTGCAAAGCCTGAAATTGTACATCTTTTGTCGCCTTGAAGTCGCCACTGCACAATATGCCCGATAAAATACAGTTTTTTACCCGTTCAACCTCATATGCAGCCGGTACAGCCTTAAAATTCCTGCACAATTGTAGGATTTCCCTGCTGACATACGCATTCGCTGGAAAAACCTGCACTTTAGTAGTTTTTACAAGACGCAGAACTAAAAATCACAACTAACCTGACCTGGGTCCCCTTGGTGTCACCGGCGCCACGGAGGCCATAGCCTATGCCTGCAATAATAAAGTTCAACGTTTGGCTGTCCCAAATGGCGCCTTCGGGTCCATCTCGAATTTATATCCCCCGGGGGGAAGCGCTCGCGAAATAATTGACTTCAATATATTAACTCCCTTATACGGGTCAGCCGAAGCTATATTTTCGATTGCGAAAGCACATTATGCATCTGTGAAAACTTTCCGTAAAAGCATCCGTAAGCGATTACTTCGCAGCCTGTCCGCCTTTCCTTGACGGTGCGAATTACGTTCTCGTATAATGAATCCAACAATCAAGGGAGGCAAGTAATGAACAAGCCAAATGAAATTATCGTTGTTCTCGATTTCGGTGGACAATATAACCAATTAATCGCGCGCAGAATTCGGGATTTAGGGGTATACAGCGAGCTTCTGCCGTACAATACGCCGATCGACCGGATCAAGGAGCTTTCGCCTAAGGGCATCGTTTTCTCCGGCGGTCCGATGAGCGTTTACGCCGAGGATGCTCCGCATGTCGATCCGGCGATTTATGATCTTGGACTGCCGATTTTCGGCATCTGTTACGGCATGCAGCTGATGGCTCATCAGCTCAGCGGCAAGGTCGAACGCGCCTCGAAGCGGGAATACGGCAAGGCGGATCTGAATTTTGAAGCCGGCGCCACGCTGGTCAAAGGCCTGGAGGGCAGCCAGACCGTATGGATGAGCCACGGCGACCATGTATCTCTGCTTCCGGAAGGCTTCAAACTCGATGCTGGTACCGAAAGCGCGCCGATTGCGGCGATGAGCCACGAAGAGCGGAAGCTGTATGCGGTGCAGTTCCATCCCGAAGTGCGCCACTCCATACACGGCAACGAGATGATCTCCAATTTCTTGTATGAAGTCTGCGGCTGTGAAGGCAATTGGACGATGGAATCCTTTATCGAGGACGCTATAAATGATATCCGCGGCAGGGTCGGTGACAAGAAGGTGCTGTGCGCCCTGAGCGGCGGCGTCGATTCTTCCGTTGTCGCCATGCTGATTCACCGCGCCATTGGCGACCAACTGACCTGTATGTTCATCGACCACGGTCTGCTGCGCAAAGGTGAAGCCGAGAGTGTCATGGAGACGTTCGTCGGCAAATTCGATATTCACGTCGTCAAAATCGACGCCCGTGACCGTTTCCTCGGCAAACTGGCCGGTGTAGACGATCCCGAGCAGAAGCGCAAGATTATCGGCAACGAATTTATCTACTGCTTCGATGAGGAATCGGCCAAGCTCGGCGATTTCGATTTCCTTGCACAGGGAACGCTGTACACGGATATCGTGGAGAGTGGAACCGCAACGGCGCAGACGATCAAATCGCATCATAACGTCGGCGGACTGCCGGAGGATATGAAGTTCAGCCTGATCGAGCCGTTGAACACGCTGTTCAAGGACGAGGTGCGGAAGGTTGGCGAGGAGCTTGGCCTGCCGCATGCCATCGTATGGCGCCAGCCGTTCCCGGGACCGGGCCTTGCCATCCGCGTGCTGGGCGAAGTGACAGAGGACAAGCTGACGATCGTCCGCGATTCGGATTACATCCTCCGAGAGGAAATCGCCAAGGCGGGTCTTGAAAGTGAAATCTGGCAGTACTTCACCGCGCTGCCGAACATGAAGAGTGTGGGAGTCATGGGTGACGCCCGGACGTACTCCTACACAGTAGGTATTCGCGCCGTTACGTCCATCGACGGTATGACTGCTGACTGGGCGCGTATCCCTTGGGATGTGCTGGAGAAAATCTCCGTCCGTATCGTTAACGAAGTAGACAACGTTAACCGGATCGTGTATGACATTACTTCCAAACCGCCTGCAACGATTGAGTGGGAGTAACCTGGTAACATAAATT from Paenibacillus sophorae encodes:
- the guaA gene encoding glutamine-hydrolyzing GMP synthase; protein product: MNKPNEIIVVLDFGGQYNQLIARRIRDLGVYSELLPYNTPIDRIKELSPKGIVFSGGPMSVYAEDAPHVDPAIYDLGLPIFGICYGMQLMAHQLSGKVERASKREYGKADLNFEAGATLVKGLEGSQTVWMSHGDHVSLLPEGFKLDAGTESAPIAAMSHEERKLYAVQFHPEVRHSIHGNEMISNFLYEVCGCEGNWTMESFIEDAINDIRGRVGDKKVLCALSGGVDSSVVAMLIHRAIGDQLTCMFIDHGLLRKGEAESVMETFVGKFDIHVVKIDARDRFLGKLAGVDDPEQKRKIIGNEFIYCFDEESAKLGDFDFLAQGTLYTDIVESGTATAQTIKSHHNVGGLPEDMKFSLIEPLNTLFKDEVRKVGEELGLPHAIVWRQPFPGPGLAIRVLGEVTEDKLTIVRDSDYILREEIAKAGLESEIWQYFTALPNMKSVGVMGDARTYSYTVGIRAVTSIDGMTADWARIPWDVLEKISVRIVNEVDNVNRIVYDITSKPPATIEWE